A segment of the bacterium genome:
TGGGCGAGCTGAAAGAGCAGATCCCACAACAGGCGGCGCGCCACCGGGTCGACGCCGGCGGTGGGTTCGTCGAGGAACAGGATCTCGGGCTCGTGCAGCAGCGCGCAGGCGAGCGCCAGGCGCTGCTTGAGCCCGCCCGAGAGGCTGCCGGCCTGTTGCCGCTCGCGGCCCTCCAGGCCGCAGAGGTGGAGGAGCTCGCGCTGGCGCTCGGCGGCGCGGGCGGCGCCGACGCCGTACACCGTGCCGAAGAAGTCGAGGTTCTCGCGCACGGTGAGGTCGGGATAGAGGCTGAAGCGCTGCGAGACGTAGCCGATGTGGCGTTTGATCTCCTCCGGCTGGCGGACGATGTCGTAGCCGCCGACGCTGGCGCTGCCCGAGGTCGGCGCGAGCAGTCCGCAGAGCATGCGGATCAACGTCGTCTTGCCGGATCCGTTGGGACCGAGGAGCCCGAAGATCTCGCCCTGGGCGATGGTGAGATTCAGGGAATCGACCGCGACGCGGCTGCCGAAGCTGCGGGTGAGGTGGTCGGCGATGACGGCGTCGGGCATGGACGGGTGGGCGGCTGCGCTCTCCTATGTGTCAGCGGAGACCGCCGGCGCAAGGCGGCGGCCGGCGCTACGACTTCTGGTAGGTGCCGACGAGCTCGGCGGTGGCGAGCACGTGGCCCTGCATCGCCTCCTCGAGCTGTGTCTTCGTGGGGGCGCCGAGGTCGGGGAGCACGGCGTCGAGGGCGACGAGCTTGAAGAAGTAGCGGTGGCGTCCGATCGGCGGACAGGGTCCGCCGTAACCGATGCGGCGGAAGTCGTTGCGTCCCTGCCGGGCGCCGGCGGGCAGCGCCTCGGGCTGGACGCCCGCCGGCAGCGCGCCGGCCTGCGGCGGCAGGTTGTAGAGCAGCCAGT
Coding sequences within it:
- a CDS encoding YbhB/YbcL family Raf kinase inhibitor-like protein, which translates into the protein MSPAFAITSPAFAPGQSIPVLHTCQGADVSPPLHWAAPPAGTRSLALIVDDPDAPDPAAPRMVFAHWLLYNLPPQAGALPAGVQPEALPAGARQGRNDFRRIGYGGPCPPIGRHRYFFKLVALDAVLPDLGAPTKTQLEEAMQGHVLATAELVGTYQKS